One genomic window of Lepeophtheirus salmonis chromosome 5, UVic_Lsal_1.4, whole genome shotgun sequence includes the following:
- the Dph2 gene encoding 2-(3-amino-3-carboxypropyl)histidine synthase subunit 2 has product MDAFSTDPSKSLGKQIQFSDNSFSISSDQVDKVFETDRICKWISNFSKVSLQFPDHLLRYAPSIVSKLGPRKVHVLGDTSYSPCCVDVVAAQHLGADALVHFGEACLSSEDRTDFPILYVYTQLHLNPLSLNSLLEGDIPTLIVYDVGYSEVISNAQFSSNILLAKPSTEGKDRLGGRVFPPYHTFERIVYCGTNSSFLLLIALSLPDKQFFTYNPKAPDSLETAYTKVSKLVMKRYVGIEKAKDATRIGILMGTLSTQGYLNSLDSLRSAIVKSGKRPYSFLVGKPNPAKLANFPEIDIFVYISCPQSVYAMAAEETSKDYFQPVISPFELEMALNNNRSWEGNLCGDFEKILPGGSHFIPFEPKEGPDVSLLSGRIRLLGSESNKQETEVNGALLESETRVSELHRGGGGGSYLASRTWRGLEQKLGESEIPSEIVEGRKGIASHYEDEPK; this is encoded by the exons ATGGATGCCTTTAGCACGGACCCGTCCAAATCCTTGGGCAAGCAGATCCAATTCTctgataattcattttcaatttcttcgGATCAAGTGGACAAAGTCTTTGAAACAGATCGCATTTGCAAATGGATCTCAAATTTCTCAAAAGTATCCCTCCAGTTTCCAGATCATCTCCTTCGTTATGCTCCTTCTATCGTTTCCAAACTGGGTCCGAGAAAAGTCCATGTACTAGGTGATACAAGTTATAGTCCCTGTTGTGTGGACGTTGTCGCTGCACAACATTTGGGAGCAGACGCTTTGGTCCATTTCGGAGAAGCGTGTCTCTCATCAGAGGATAGAACCGATTTCCCAATCCTCTACGTCTACACACAATTACATTTGAATCCCCTCTCTCTTAATTCTCTTCTGGAAGGAGACATTCCAACGCTTATTGTCTACGATGTCGGCTATTCTGAG GTTATCTCCAATGCTCAATTCTCATCCAATATCTTACTCGCTAAACCCTCGACTGAAGGAAAGGATCGATTGGGCGGAAGAGTATTTCCACCCTACCATACATTTGAAAGAATCGTCTACTGTGGCACCAATTCCTCCTTCCTTCTTCTTATTGCCCTCTCCCTACCTGATAAACAATTCTTTACATACAATCCGAAAGCACCCGATTCACTTGAGACTGCATATACTAAAGTATCAAAACTGGTGATGAAGCGCTACGTTGGAATTGAAAAAGCCAAAGATGCAACACGTATCGGTATATTGATGGGGACTTTAAGCACTCAAGGATATTTGAATTCTCTTGATTCTCTTCGATCGGCTATAGTAAAGAGTGGTAAAAGACCCTATTCCTTCCTTGTCGGTAAGCCTAATCCAGCAAAGTTGGCCAATTTCCCAGAGATTGATATATTCGTCTACATCTCATGTCCTCAAAGTGTGTATGCTATGGCAGCTGAAGAAACTTCCAAGGATTACTTTCAGCCCGTCATATCTCCATTTGAGTTAGAAATGGCATTGAACAATAATCGATCTTGGGAAGGGAATTTATGTGGggactttgaaaaaattttaccaGGCGGATCgcattttattccttttgaaCCCAAAGAAGGTCCAGATGTATCTCTTTTATCCGGTAGAATACGTCTCTTGGGCTCTGAATCTAATAAACAAGAAACTGAAGTAAATGGAGCATTATTAGAGAGTGAAACGCGCGTCTCTGAACTCCATAGAGGTGGAGGTGGTGGCTCCTATTTAGCTTCGAGAACTTGGAGGGGATTGGAACAAAAGCTTGGAGAAAGTGAAATTCCTTCTGAAATTGTGGAGGGTAGAAAAGGGATAGCATCTCATTATGAGGATGAGCCTAAATAA
- the LOC121117796 gene encoding tektin-1: MSGHLYPKTQTKRPEPHSKRPAHQVPIPGFRKPHPGYPGWGPELPSREEEQNDFTPHQVDKYYPEWSKDNVKKHYSAENERLAAELILEETKALINETKAKQKQDEKELTSRFKSRVGDIKFWQSELNLKLAKLRDELEELECQKNRVSKGIESIIEPINVIEKCIVHRGKRQGPDLVDDNVQKHLQFELETFKNTMSLLKHTESMMSEKIRQIRKRKFEIIKEITDKDIALEIDQQTSNLRVTGPMSKNVITTRYPTNTTSKNSSRYGHHFGVDKNKSALVTPSDWSEFTQRNLSAASDEIKKVLDTKSKVDGILATSSSKLRSQKELSDRAFEQRIQEVKDAKSILEMQLSETIAKIAEMEQNIISLESAVSSKHGPLATTQQKLQQRKSRPNIELVIDEVEIMLHKECENIIESINKLETCLLKSRNSHISLQKTQLGLEEQIKIKANSIYIDEVKCATLRKGIKIHAY; encoded by the exons ATGTCGGGTCATTTATATCCTAAAACCCAAACTAAAAGGCCTGAGCCTCATTCGAAAAGGCCAGCTCACCAAGTTCCTATTCCAGGTTTTAGAAAGCCTCATCCTGGATATCCAGGATGGGGTCCTGAGTTGCCATCTCGAGAg GAGGAACAAAATGACTTTACTCCTCATCAAGTCGACAAATATTATCCTGAGTGGTCAAAGGACAATGTCAAAAAGCATTATTCTGCTGAAAATGAAAGACTTGCTGCCGAATTAATACTTGAAGAGACAAAAGCCCTCATTAACGAAACTAAGGCAAAGCAGAAGCAAGATGAAAAGGAACTCACAAGTCGATTCAAGTCTCGTGTTggagatattaaattttggcaGTCtgaattaaatcttaaattagcCAAACTTAGAGATGAATTAGAAGAGTTAGAATGCCAAAAAAATCGAGTTAGCAAGGGGATTGAGAGCATAATTGAGCCCATCAATGTAATTGAAAAGTGCATTGTACACAGAGGTAAACGACAAGGACCTGACTTGGTTGATGATAACGttcaaaaacatttacaatttgaattagaaactttcaaaaatacaatg TCATTACTCAAACACACGGAGTCAATGATGTCAGAGAAAATTAGACAAATACGTAAAAGAAAGTTTGAAATTATAAAGGAAATAACAGACAAGGATATTGCACTTGAAATTGATCaacaaacatcaaatttgaGAGTCACGGGTCCCATGTCTAAAAATGTGATAACCACCCGTTATCCAACCAATACTACTAGCAAAAACTCTTCAAGATATGGACACCATTTTGGcgttgataaaaataaatccgCCTTAGTAACACCCTCTGATTGGAGTGAATTTACACAAAGGAATTTGAGTGCTGCCTCAGATGAAATTAAGAAGGTATTAGATACAAAATCCAAGGTCGATGGAATTTTGGCTACTTCTTCCTCCAAGCTTCGATCTCAAAAAGAACTTAGTGATCGGGCTTTTGAGCAAAGAATTCAAGAAGTAAAAGATGCAAAGTCTATTCTTGAGATGCAG CTTTCTGAAACTATTGCTAAGATTGCTGAGATGGAGCAAAACATCATTTCCCTTGAATCTGCTGTGAGCTCAAAGCATGGACCGTTGGCTACAACTCAACAAAAGTTACAACAAAGAAAATCTCGTCCAAACATAGAATTAGTTATAGATGAAGTGGAGATCATGTTGCACAAAGAGTGCGAAAATATCATTGAAAgcattaataaattagaaacatGCCTATTGAAATCTCGCAATAGTCATATATCACTTCAAAAAACACAATTAGGATTAGAAGAACAAATCAAGATTAAAgcaaatagtatttatatagaTGAAGTCAAGTGTGCTACTCTTCGCAAAGGAATTAAGATCCATGCATATTAG
- the LOC121117794 gene encoding uncharacterized protein, translated as MTASNDMVRLVTRGEFSLPKEVQYVCLHTPDAVDVRLRCKDHKAADGLGAHQLLLASASPNFLKNIFLSNQDDMICVHLPNYNAEDVSAVVSLLYYGELIFYDIVTLDICQQIMRDLGICVSVTYDYEDNLYKLINSIPLSEKSSINFSTVRVVKHEMETTHECDRCSFVTTDYNAFTHHVNFCPCMTSEFKVETNPMTDNEALINLNENNSSYVLKAFHCSYPSCQFSTDSLSDYQVHIIVHNRKETLRSCPVCFIPTSSPSKLRQHFLALHSNIKSCTECKWRPTEDNDFESLLNHIQTHRSGTSLSLHCEYCDYSCTSSSHLSRHLKVHNNEKEFTCSDCPAKFRVRHQLNLHQNSIHLKKRLHNCHSCSKSYSTSKQLKSHFRTKSCEFFQCKMCNKHFKKSQSLAGHVKSAHPEIRHPKTQICEACGKSFSKKSGLRNHKCGFNDSSKVEEEKRCDICDKMVSISSYKSHTQYHLSGKKTCHHCKKVFANKSSLERHKLIHFNIKSFQCDTCLKEFSQNSALLTHKRVHTGERSTCSNCGKRFISKSLLNHHYRVTKCSKTDD; from the exons atgactGCATCCAA TGATATGGTACGTTTGGTTACTCGGGGAGAATTTAGTTTACCGAAGGAGGTTCAATATGTTTGTCTCCATACACCTGATGCTGTTGACGTTCGACTCAGGTGTAAGGATCATAAAGCTGCAGATGGTCTTGGGGCACATCAACTTTTACTGGCTTCTGCCAGTCccaattttcttaaaaacatcTTCCTTTCTAACCAAGATGATATGATTTGTGTTCATCTTCCTAACTACAATGCAGAAGACGTATCCGCTGTTGTATCTCTTCTTTACTATGGAGAgctcattttttatgatattgtaACGCTTGACATTTGTCAGCAGATCATGCGTGACCTGGGTATTTGTGTTTCAGTCACTTATGATTATGAAGATAATTtgtataaacttataaattcgATTCCCTTATCGGAGAAATCGTCTATAAACTTTAGTACAGTTAGAGTCGTAAAACATGAAATGGAAACAACTCATGAATGTGATCGTTGTAGCTTTGTAACGACCG attaTAATGCATTCACACATCATGTCAATTTTTGCCCTTGCATGACATCTGAGTTCAAGGTTGAAACCAATCCTATGACTGATAATGAagctttaattaatttgaatgaaaataactcCAGCTATGTACTTAAAGCATTTCATTGCTCTTATCCTAGCTGTCAATTTTCTACTGACAGTCTTAGTGACTATCAGGTTCACATTATCGTCCATAATCGAAAAGAAACACTGAGAAGTTGCCCAGTTTGTTTTATACCAACAAGTTCCCCTTCTAAACTTCGACAACACTTTCTTGCTCTCCACTCGAACATTAAAAGTTGTACTGAATGTAAATGGAGACCCACTGAGGACAATGATTTTGAGTCCttattaaatcatattcaaACACATCGTTCTGGTACTTCCTTGAGTCTACACTGTGAATATTGTGATTATTCCTGCACATCCTCTTCGCATCTTTCAAGACATTTAAAAgttcataataatgagaaagaGTTTACATGTTCCGATTGTCCTGCTAAATTTAGAGTTCGTCATCAGCTTAACCTTCATCAAAACTCAATTCATTTAAAGA AGCGATTACACAACTGTCATTCCTGTTCAAAGTCTTATTCAACGAGTAAACaactaaaaagtcattttagaaCTAAATCTTGTGAGTTCTTTCAATGTAAAATGTGCAATAAGCACTTCAAAAAAAGTCAAAGCTTGGCGGGTCACGTCAAATCTGCACATCCAGAAATCCGTCATCCCAAAACTCAAATTTGTGAAGCTTGCGGGAAAAGCTTCAGTAAAAAATCTGGACTAAGGAATCATAAGTGTGGATTCAATGATAGTTCTAAAGTAGAAGAGGAAAAACGCTGTGATATTTGTGATAAGATGGTTTCAATCAGTTCCTACAAGTCTCATACTCAATACCACTTAAGTGGTAAGAAAACTTGCCATCACTGTAAAAAAGTGTTTGCAAACAAATCATCACTAGAGAGACATAAACTCATTCACTTTAATATCAAATCCTTTCAGTGTGATACTTGTCTTAAGGAATTTAGTCAAAACAGTGCATTGCTCACCCATAAAAGAGTTCATACTGGCGAAAGAAGCACGTGTTCTAATTGTGGAAAgcgatttatttcaaaaagcttaCTTAATCATCACTATCGAGTCACGAAGTGCTCGAAAACTGATGACTAA
- the LOC121117800 gene encoding transmembrane protein 19, with protein sequence MSGAPNDNGQLILIVVYLLFRNYEEYSFLILITSRSVKSNFVTNSRVTTKLQVTLTSMETLHPVLKISSLLYLLVCMISLIAVGKDIKNGSLSKEPHRLILAISISLLIIIRSLRKANISKSGAFASFFVGFVHIYSNPPFTGALLSFFFSSSTATRYKEATKKKISGEDFKTGGQRNWVQVISNGLVSSFAACLYLLSFPNKEAPLSIYGVAVLVANASCNGDTWASELGTVLSRSDPFNIVTLKTVPKGTNGGISPVGLLVSFLGGAFVGFNYVWPLIVFYSLPLSLYRCCYIILIGGLGGFLGSLVDSVLGALFQYSGKDSSGAVYNYPSSGVKHICGIGILDNNSVNILACLISTLIISFTVQNL encoded by the exons atGAGCGGAGCACCCAATGACAATGGGCAATTAATCCTTATAGttgtatatttactatttaggaATTATGAAGAATATTCATTCCTCATATTGATTACGTCACGCAGCGTAAAAAGTAACTTTGTTACGAACAGTAGAGTTACTACAAAGTTACAAGTTACTTTGACTAGCATGGAGACTCTGCATCCCGTCCTCAAGATTTCCTCTCTACTCTATCTCCTTGTATGTATGATCTCATTGATTGCCGTAggtaaagatattaaaaatggatCTTTATCCAAGGAGCCTCATAG ACTCATCTTAGCTATTTCCATAAGTTTGCTCATTATCATCAGAAGTCTTCGAAAAGCTAATATTTCCAAATCTGGTGCCTTTGCTTCTTTTTTCGTGggttttgtacatatatactcgAATCCACCTTTCACTGGGgctcttttatcatttttcttctcATCCTCCACCGCTACACGATACAAGGAGGCTACCAAAAAGAAGATATCAGGGGAAGATTTTAAAACTGGAGGACAAAGAAACTGGGTTCAAGTAATAAGCAATGGCCTCGTTTCCAGCTTTGCCGCGTGCTTATATCTATTGAGTTTTCCAAACAAAGAAGCCCCTTTATCCATATATGGTGTTGCTGTTTTAGTTGCCAATGCTTCCTGCAATGGGGATACCTGGGCTAGTGAACTTGGAACAGTCTTGTCTCGTTCGGATCCATTTAATATAGTGACCTTAAAAACTGTACCCAAAGGAACGAATGGTGGTATTTCCCCTGTTGGTTTACTCGTTTCCTTTTTAGGAGGTGCTTTTGTGGGATTCAATTATGTCTGGCCCTTGATCGTATTTTACTCTTTACCTCTTTCATTGTACAGATGTTGTTATATTATCCTTATTGGAGGACTGGGTGGGTTTTTAGGTAGTTTGGTCGATTCGGTATTGGGTGCTCTTTTTCAATATAGTGGTAAAGACTCAAGTGGTGCTGTGTATAATTATCCAAGTTCTGGTGTCAAACATATATGCGGAATAGGTATTTTAGACAACAATTCTGTGAATATACTTGCGTGTTTGATCTCCAcacttattatttcattcactGTTCAAAATCTATAA
- the LOC121117070 gene encoding uncharacterized protein — protein MEKVRQKIVARIKAGDNPSVIARNLGISRTTVYNAMKLYNETESFVDRPRSGRPKSVRTESLIRSVKAKIDVNPRDNIRQMARELRVHETAVRRIVKEDLGFKSRAVTKVQSLTALYRQKKEERSKILLNKLKKPNRTRSATPTAFGTSPSHTKTPLTKQNSLCVRNTQSMP, from the coding sequence ATGGAAAAAGTTCGTCAAAAAATCGTTGCTCGCATCAAAGCTGGTGACAATCCCTCTGTTATTGCACGTAACTTGGGGATCAGTAGGACCACTGTATACAACGCCATGAAGCTCTACAATGAAACCGAATCCTTTGTCGATCGTCCCAGGTCGGGCCGACCAAAGTCGGTCCGCACAGAGAGCCTCATAAGGAGTGTGAAGGCCAAGATAGACGTGAACCCTCGTGATAACATCCGCCAAATGGCCAGGGAGCTCAGGGTTCACGAAACGGCTGTTCGGCGCATCGTTAAGGAGGATTTGGGCTTCAAGTCTAGGGCTGTCACAAAAGTTCAGAGTTTGACGGCTCTATACAGACAAAAGAAAGAGGAAAGATCCAAGATCCTccttaataaattgaagaaacccAATAGGACCCGGTCAGCAACTCCCACAGCCTTCGGTACATCCCCAAGCCACACAAAGACGCCCCTCACGAAGCAAAATTCCCTGTGTGTTCGAAACACTCAGTCAATGCCATGA